In the Rhododendron vialii isolate Sample 1 chromosome 2a, ASM3025357v1 genome, GgaaccaacaaagaaaaaaactagACCAACTAAATAACATAGAAGAAAATCACTGTCTTTGTTAAGATAAAGATCCACACAACTCCAACCAGACTCCATACATCACTTCTTCTTGGCAGCAGACTTTGTGACCTTAGCACCAGAAGGATCCTTCTTCTCCACGCTCTTGATAACTCCAACAGCAACAGTTTGACGCATGTCCCTAACAGCAAACCTTCCCAAAGGTGGGTACTCAGAGAATGTCTCAACAACCATAGGCTTGGTCGGAATCATCTTCACAATGCCTGCATCACCATTCTTCAAAAATTTGGGCTCCTTCTCAATCTCCTTACCCGATCGTCGATCAATCTTGGTCAAGATCTCTGCAAACTTGACAGCGATGTGGGACGTGTGGCAGTCAAGAACTGGGGCGTACCCATTTCCAATTTGTCCCGGATGATTCATGATAATAACCTGGAAGATGAATTGGCAACCTctctttgaaattttgtttgaataaCCTTATACAAAACATAAGGCAATGTGTATATCTAGCATTACTATGTCATTGCCTCCTAAAGTCATACAAATGTAAATCCTTTATTCATGCAGTCTTTTCTCCAAATTCTAAAATTGCATCCACTCCATGGACAATCAAGGACTTGGAAGACATGTTTCTTCAAATGCAGGTTCCCTCAAGGTAACAGACATTTGTGCTTTCTTAACCATAATTTCATGCAGATTAAACCTAACTAACATGACATCATACACACGTGCAGACACACATTAATATAACACATATATTCATATGCATATAGTAAGTTTTTCACTTTCTAAAGCTTAAGATCCATTAGCTTAGACAGTTGATGTGCAAAATTTATAATATGCCCTAGCCTATCTGTGATAACTACCTGGGATGTGAAATTTGCGGCCTCTCTTGCTGGATCATCCTTTGAGTTCGATGCAACAAATCCACGCTTGAGATCCTTCACTGCCACATTCTTCACGTTGAACCCTACATTGTCACCTGGTAACGCCTCTGGTAAGGCTTCGTGGTGCATCTCCACGGACTTGACTTCAGTGGTGAGCCCAGTGGGCCCAAAGGTAACAACCATTCCAGGCTTGATGACGCCAGTCTCAACCCGCCCAACCGGGACAGTTCCAATGCCGCCGATCTTGTAGACGTCCTGAAGGGGAAGGCGGAGGGGCTTGTCGGATGGCCTCTTTGGCTCTGAGATCATGTCCAGAGCCTCAAGGAGGGTGGGGCCCTTGTACCAGTCAAGGTTAGTTGACCTCTCAATCATGTTATCACCCTCAAAGCCAGAAATTGGGACGAAGGGGATTTTTTCGGGGTTGTAGCCCACCTTCTTCAGGTAAGAAGATACTTCCTTCACGATTTCATCGTACCTAGCTTTTGAGTACTTGGGAGTGGTGGCATCCATCTGGAAATAAGACGCCACAATTCTCATGATATATCAATCAACAATAGAGTAAAATACTACTAACAGCTCAGGCATCATTCTCAATAAGCTATAATTGGCAATCCAACACAAAGATAGGAATGTGACAACAGAGAGAAATGGAATCATGCAAAAGAAAACTGCTGATATAGCCACATGGGcgccaaagaaaaaggaactaCTTTGATATAATTAATCGGGACTGGCGGGGCTCGAACCCGCAGCTTCCACCTTGAGAAAGTGGTGCTCTAACCAATTGAACTACAATCCCGAAATATAAAGTACAACCAGGAATCTCTTTGTAAAGGGTCACCCCTCTCAATCTACAGCACACTATCAAAAGATATTCCCTTGTATACAAGGGCCTGCAACTTCACTGGCAAGATTGAGGGGTGCCGCATCAAAGAGGAGGTTGTGACAACCATAATGCCATTAGACATTGTTATCAACAAAGGAAACAGTGCACTGAACGCAAAAAAATTGTTAACTAGACGGACCTTGTTACAGCAGCAAATCATTTGCCTCACACCAAGGGTGAAAGCAAGGAGAGCATGCTCACGGGTCTGGCCATCCTTGGAGATACCAGCTTCAAAACCACCAGTGGTGGAATCAATGATCAGAATAGCACAGTCGGCCTGTGATGTCCCAGTAATCATGTTCTTGATAAAATCACGATGACCAGGGGCATCAATGACCGTGCAGTAGTACTTGGTGGTCTCAAATTTCCACAGAGCAATATCAATGGTGATACCACGTTCACGCTCGGCCTTGAGCTTGTCCAACACCCATGCGTACTTGAATGACCTCTTGTTCATTTCAGCAGCTTCCTTCTCAAACCTCTCAATCACACGCTTGTCAATTCCTCCAAGCTTGTAGATGAGATGTCCTGTTGTGGTCGACTTGCCAGAGTCGACATGACCAATGACAACAATGTTGATGTGAACCTTTTCCTTACCCATTTTAAGCCTCTGACTTCAAACTGCAAGTGAAAACAGAGAAAGGTAAGATACTGCAATCAAATTGAATTGGCATAAAGCAACATTTGAGTTTCATATGAAAATTATTTAGAGACCTCCCCACTTCACCACATACAAGAG is a window encoding:
- the LOC131318101 gene encoding elongation factor 1-alpha-like — protein: MGKEKVHINIVVIGHVDSGKSTTTGHLIYKLGGIDKRVIERFEKEAAEMNKRSFKYAWVLDKLKAERERGITIDIALWKFETTKYYCTVIDAPGHRDFIKNMITGTSQADCAILIIDSTTGGFEAGISKDGQTREHALLAFTLGVRQMICCCNKMDATTPKYSKARYDEIVKEVSSYLKKVGYNPEKIPFVPISGFEGDNMIERSTNLDWYKGPTLLEALDMISEPKRPSDKPLRLPLQDVYKIGGIGTVPVGRVETGVIKPGMVVTFGPTGLTTEVKSVEMHHEALPEALPGDNVGFNVKNVAVKDLKRGFVASNSKDDPAREAANFTSQVIIMNHPGQIGNGYAPVLDCHTSHIAVKFAEILTKIDRRSGKEIEKEPKFLKNGDAGIVKMIPTKPMVVETFSEYPPLGRFAVRDMRQTVAVGVIKSVEKKDPSGAKVTKSAAKKK